A genome region from Schaalia sp. 19OD2882 includes the following:
- a CDS encoding metallopeptidase family protein, whose protein sequence is MPVEMSREDFEALVEDALEEIPDELWDLVDNVAIIVEDAPPPDQPGDLLGLYDGVPLTERGDYAGFLPDRVFIFREPTLAICQDEEEVAEEVCITVIHEIAHFFGIEDDQLHEWGWG, encoded by the coding sequence GTGCCCGTCGAGATGAGCCGGGAGGACTTCGAGGCCCTTGTCGAGGACGCCTTGGAGGAGATCCCCGACGAATTGTGGGACCTGGTAGACAATGTGGCGATCATCGTCGAGGACGCGCCGCCGCCCGACCAACCTGGCGACCTGCTGGGCCTGTACGACGGGGTGCCGCTGACCGAACGCGGGGACTACGCGGGATTCCTGCCCGACCGGGTCTTCATCTTCCGTGAGCCGACACTGGCCATCTGCCAGGACGAGGAGGAGGTCGCCGAGGAAGTGTGCATCACCGTGATCCACGAGATCGCCCACTTCTTCGGCATCGAGGACGACCAGCTGCACGAGTGGGGCTGGGGCTGA